The Pseudofrankia sp. DC12 region CAGTCCTCCTCGGCGACCCGGCCCCGCGCGGTCAGCGGCACCGCGGCCCTGGCGAACACCGGCAGGCCCAGCTCCCGGCTCTCGTCGACGTCGCGGCACGCACCGTCCACGATGACGGCGCGCACCCCGCGCCGCACCGCGGCGAGCGCGAGAGTCCCGCCCCAGCCCGACACCCCCGCGCGGCCTCCGTTGTCCACGACGATCACGTCACCGGGCCCTGCGGCCTCGACCGCCGCGGTGCCCAGGTGCTGGCGGCTCGGCCCGGCGCCGGCGGCCTCGATCAGGCGCACCGTGAGAACCCGGCCGGCGGCCCGGGCCGGGCCGGTCAGGCAGGACAAGCCGAGCGCCACGCCGGTCAGGCCAAGCTGGTCGAGCGCGTCCGAGACGGCGCAGGTGTCGAGCGCCGCGAGCTGCTCGGTCAGGTCGTCAGCCATCGTGCTCCTCATCCCGGTCAGCCTGCTTGTCGTTCTGGGCGGGCCGCTCGTCCTCGCCGGGCACGGCGACGAAGCGGCGGATCACTGCTGGCCTCCCCCGGCCGGCAGCCGGTAGATGTCGATCGTCGACTCGCCGGCCGCGAGCCGGGCGAAGATGGCCTGCTCGGCGGCCTCCCGATCCTGGGCGGCGCGCACGGCCGCCGCGGCGGTGGCGGCCGGCAGCACGACGACGCCGTCGGCGTCGGCCACGACCAGGTCGCCCCGGCACACCGTCACCGCGCCGATCCGCACCGGCGCGCCGACGGCGCCGCGCCCGTCCGGGTCCTTCGTGGTGCCGCGGATGCACAGCGAGGCGGCGAACGTCGGGAAGCCCCGGCGCTCGAGCGCCTCGGCGTCGCGGACGCCGCCGTCGATGACAAGCCCGGTGATGCCACGCCGCAGCGCGGCGGCCGCCATCACCTCGCCCCAGTGCCCGTGCTGCCGGGGGTCACCGCCCGGCCCGAAGCCGACGACCAGCACGTCGCCCGGCTCGGCCGTGTAGATCGCGCGGTGCAGCCAGAGGTTGTCCCCCGGCGGGGACAGCACCGGCAGCGCGCGGCCGGCGAGCCGCATCCCCGGCCGGACCGGGCCGAGCCCGGCGGGCAGCGCGCCTGCCTTCCCGGCCGCCTCGTGCAGGGTCGCGGCGGGCAGCTCGGCGGCGGCACGCACCAGGCCCGCCGCCATGGTCCCGGCGACGGTGCTCCCGCGGGCGGTCACGAGCCCAGCCTCGTGAACACCCGGCGCGCGTTGTGCTCGTAGATCTGGGCGCGGTCGTCGTCGGTCAGGGCGCCGATGCGGTCGATCGTGTACTTGAAGTCCTCGAACGACCGTCCCGTCCGCGGGTTGACGGCGCCGCCGCTGCCCGGCCGCTCCGTGCCGAACAGGCACCGGTCCGGCCCGACCGTCCTGAACAACAGCTCGAGGGAGTGCTCGCTGTGGACGTCCGTGTCGAACCACAGCTGGCGCAGCGCGTCGTCGTAGCTGGCGAGGTCCGCCGGCGGCTCCGGCAGCTCGGTGCCCTCCAGGCCGGCGAGCTCAAGGTCGCGGAAGTACTGCGCGATGTGCTTCTTCCTGGTCGCCAGGTCCAGCCAGAAGTGCGCCCGCCAGCGGCCGATCTGGTAGGGGATGGACCCGCCGCCGTGACTGATGATGATCTTCAGGTCGGGGAACCGGTCGAACACCTCGGAATGGGTGAGCGAGGTGACCGCCAGGCTCTCCTCGGTGGCGAAGTGCTCGTCGTAGGTCTCCCGGCCGCGGCAGCCGGCGCTGTGCACGAGGGCCGGCGCGTCCAGCTCGACCAGCTTCGCCCAGAGCGGGTACCAGTACGGGTCGGACAACCGCGGCGACCGGCCGCCGCCCTCGTCGGGGTCCGGGTTCAGCAGCACCCCGACGAAGCCGAGCTCGCCGACGGTGCGGTCCAGCTCGGGGAAGACGATGTCGACCGGCTCCCCCGCGACCTGGGGCAGGCCGGCCATCCCGCGGTAGCGGTCGGGGTGCAGGCAGACGGTGCGGTGGATCAGGTCGTTCTGCAGCTCGACCCACAGCCGCACGTCGCGCGCGACCGGGTGGGAGTGCATGAGCGCGAACGGCCGGGGCGAGAGGAACTGGACGTCGGTGCCCACCTGGTCCATCAGGGTCACCCCGCGGTGCGCGGCCGCCTCGATCTCCGCGTCCTTGATGTACCGGTCGACGTACCACTCCTTCGAGTGCTGGCCGTTCGACGCCTGCAGCACGGTCCGCACGGCGAAGACGGCCGGCGGAGTGATGAGATGCCCGTGGATGTCGATGATCATGTTGAGGCTCCGTCTCAGGCGGCGGGGTGCCAGGCAAGGAAGGCGAGCCCGATCCCCGTTCCGGCCGGCGTGCGGCGCACGGGGATGTACTCGGTGTCGGTGACGGTGAGCCCGGCCAGCGCGCCCGCGGCCATGACCCAGTTGAGGATCTCCGAGTTGCCGGAGCGCAGGCCGCTTGGCGGCAGCGCCCGCAGCGCCTCGGCATCGCCAGTCTCCAGGGCGCGGATCACCCTGCGGTCGAGCTCCTCGTCCACGGCGAAGTGGCTCAGGCCGCCGGAGGCCACGATCGCGACCCGTTCGGCGCCCGGCCGGGCGGCCAGCACCTGGCCGATGACCGTGCCGACGTCGTAGCAGCGGCTGGGCCGGGGAACGTTCGGCGGGTAGTAGGTGTTGAGCAGCACCGGCAGGACCGGGATCGGGCGATCACCGCACAGGCGGTGCAGGACGAACCCGTAGGCGTGGCCGAAGCCGGCCTGGTAGGGGTCGCGGACCTCGCTGGCGACCGCGACGTCCACGCCCGCCCCGACCAGCCCGTCGACCAGGCTGTCGGACAGCTCCCGGGCGACCGGGTGCCGGTGGACGGCGTCCATCTTGTAGCCCTTGTTCGCCTCGCGGTACCAGGCCGGCAGGCCCGGGCTGACCTCGTTCTTCGGGTGCATGACGAGCTCCGGCCCGGTGTAGACGGCGATGGCCGGCAGGTGCGCCCGGCTGAACAGCTCCTCCTGGTCGTCGCCGATGATGACCAGCGCGTCCGGCGCGGCGGCCTCGATGGCCCGCGCGAGCCGGTCCAGCGCCTGCCGGGCCCGGCTCGCCTGCACGGCGAACCGCTGCGCGGTCGCGCTGTCCTGGTACCGGCCGCCGGCCTCGTGCTCCAGCTCGGGATAGGACACCACCCGGCCGTCCGCCAGGAACAGCTTTTGCTTGCGGTAGTCGTCCCTGGCCCGGTCCGCCCACAGCGCGGGGCCGATCGCCAGCAGCGGGCTGTGCGACGTCCCGATCCCCAGCACGATCTCAGCCATGCCTGTCCCTCCGCGCGCGGAATCCGCCGGGCAGCGGCGAGCGGCCGCCCGCGCGTCCCGAGCCAGCGTGAACGTCCATCAGAGGTCGAGCACCAGCCGGGCGCTCCTGGAACCGGAGCAGCAGATCATCATGGTGCCGCCGGCTTCCTTCTCCTGGTCGGTGAGCACCTCGTCGCGGTGGTCAGGCTCGCCGCCGAGGACCGGCGTCTCGCAGGAGCCGCAGACGCCTTCGGTGCACGAGTAGTAGCAGGCGATCCCGGCTTCGAGCAGCGTCTCCAGGATGGTCCGGCCCGCGGGCACCCGGACCGTCCGCCCGGTGCGCGCCAGCTCCACCTCGAAGCCGCCCTCGGTAGCCGGCGCCTGGGCCGCGGCGAAGTACTCGACGTGCCGGCGCTCGGCGGGCACGCCGGCGGCCTGCTTCTCGAATGCCTCCAGCATCGGCAGCGGCCCGCAGCAGTAGACGTGCGTTGCGTCGCCCAGCCCGGCCAGCACGCCGGCGAGGTCGAGCACCTTGCCGCCGTCCTCCTCGTCGACGTGCAGGCGCACCCGGTCGGGCCGGTCACCGGCGAGCGCGCGTAGCTCCTCCAGGAAGGCAGCCTGTCCCCTGGTCCGCACGGCCAGGTGCAGGGTCCACTCGCGGCCGAGGGCGGCCAGCCGGCGCGCCATGCCCAGCAGCGGGGTGACCCCGATCCCGCCCGCGATGAGCACGCTGTCCGCGGCGTCCTCGACGAGCGGGAAGTTGTTGCGCGGCGCGGACACCTCGAGGAGCTGTCCCGGACGGAGGCTGTCGTGGATCCACGCCGAGCCGCCGCGGCTGTGCGCGTCCCGGTTGACCGCGACGACGTACCGGTACCAGTCCCCCTGGTCGCCGCACAGCGAATAGCCGCGGACCAGGCCGTTCGGCAGGCTCAGGTCGACGTGCGCCCCGGCGGTGAACGGCGGCAGAGCGGATCCGTCGGGGCGCACGAGCTCGCAGGACAGCACGCCGTCCGCCTCCCACCGGACCGTCCGGACGCGCAGTTCCAGGTTCTCAGTGGACCCGCTCATGTGGAGCCGTCACCTCCCTCGGATCGAGCAACACTTCGCGTCGCTCACGGGCGGACTGTGCGATGGCGAGCGCCGTACGGACGGTCTCCCGGCCGAAGGAGCCGTCATGGAACGCGGGGCGGCCATGGACCACGGCGTCGACCAGCTCCTGCAGGACGTCTCCGCGCCCCGGCCACCAGGGCCGGCCCGGCACCGCGACCCGCTCGACGCCGCGCTCGGTGTAGGCGGTCACCTCATCCGTGCCGCAGCGGAAGTCCGCGTGCGCGCAGGTGACCACCAGCTCGCCGAAGTGCGGCTGGTGCGCCGGGGGCACGGCCGGGCGGGCGCCGTACCCGAGGTGCCGGGCCCGCGCCCGCGCCTCCGCGCTGGCCGACATCCCACGCAGCGCGCGGCGGGCCGAGCCGTGCGCCGGCGACCGGCGGCCGCCGCCCTCGGCGACCCAGCCGTGCAGCTCGTCGCTGTCGAAGTGGTCGTAGCCGCTGTAGACCAGGCTCGCCGCCCCGTGGTCGGCGAACTCGACCAGCGCGGCGCAGGCGCCCTCCACGGGCCGGGCCGGGTCGAGCACCGACGCGACGGCCCGGACCGCCCGCACCGGCTGGGCCGCGATCGTGCGGGCGACGTCGATCTGGTGCGGCACCTGGTTGTACAGGATCCCGCCGCC contains the following coding sequences:
- a CDS encoding PDR/VanB family oxidoreductase, translating into MSGSTENLELRVRTVRWEADGVLSCELVRPDGSALPPFTAGAHVDLSLPNGLVRGYSLCGDQGDWYRYVVAVNRDAHSRGGSAWIHDSLRPGQLLEVSAPRNNFPLVEDAADSVLIAGGIGVTPLLGMARRLAALGREWTLHLAVRTRGQAAFLEELRALAGDRPDRVRLHVDEEDGGKVLDLAGVLAGLGDATHVYCCGPLPMLEAFEKQAAGVPAERRHVEYFAAAQAPATEGGFEVELARTGRTVRVPAGRTILETLLEAGIACYYSCTEGVCGSCETPVLGGEPDHRDEVLTDQEKEAGGTMMICCSGSRSARLVLDL
- a CDS encoding RraA family protein translates to MTARGSTVAGTMAAGLVRAAAELPAATLHEAAGKAGALPAGLGPVRPGMRLAGRALPVLSPPGDNLWLHRAIYTAEPGDVLVVGFGPGGDPRQHGHWGEVMAAAALRRGITGLVIDGGVRDAEALERRGFPTFAASLCIRGTTKDPDGRGAVGAPVRIGAVTVCRGDLVVADADGVVVLPAATAAAAVRAAQDREAAEQAIFARLAAGESTIDIYRLPAGGGQQ
- a CDS encoding amidohydrolase family protein → MIIDIHGHLITPPAVFAVRTVLQASNGQHSKEWYVDRYIKDAEIEAAAHRGVTLMDQVGTDVQFLSPRPFALMHSHPVARDVRLWVELQNDLIHRTVCLHPDRYRGMAGLPQVAGEPVDIVFPELDRTVGELGFVGVLLNPDPDEGGGRSPRLSDPYWYPLWAKLVELDAPALVHSAGCRGRETYDEHFATEESLAVTSLTHSEVFDRFPDLKIIISHGGGSIPYQIGRWRAHFWLDLATRKKHIAQYFRDLELAGLEGTELPEPPADLASYDDALRQLWFDTDVHSEHSLELLFRTVGPDRCLFGTERPGSGGAVNPRTGRSFEDFKYTIDRIGALTDDDRAQIYEHNARRVFTRLGS
- a CDS encoding Gfo/Idh/MocA family oxidoreductase, with the protein product MTHRPLGLGLIGLGLAGGVMAAAARTHPGVQLVGAAEPSPELRRRFEAGEGLPTYADIDGLLTRPEVDAVYVATPHQLHREHTLAAAAAGKHVIVEKPMALDAAHCDEMIAAAAAAGTMLVVGHTHGFDPAVLVIRDLVASGSYGPLGMVALWNYTDFLYRPRRPEELDSARGGGILYNQVPHQIDVARTIAAQPVRAVRAVASVLDPARPVEGACAALVEFADHGAASLVYSGYDHFDSDELHGWVAEGGGRRSPAHGSARRALRGMSASAEARARARHLGYGARPAVPPAHQPHFGELVVTCAHADFRCGTDEVTAYTERGVERVAVPGRPWWPGRGDVLQELVDAVVHGRPAFHDGSFGRETVRTALAIAQSARERREVLLDPREVTAPHERVH
- a CDS encoding RraA family protein, with translation MADDLTEQLAALDTCAVSDALDQLGLTGVALGLSCLTGPARAAGRVLTVRLIEAAGAGPSRQHLGTAAVEAAGPGDVIVVDNGGRAGVSGWGGTLALAAVRRGVRAVIVDGACRDVDESRELGLPVFARAAVPLTARGRVAEEDWNVPVRICGVAVTPGDYVIADGSGVVFVPAARAEEVVAAASRIAERERLMADQVRQGVPVSQVMGASYETMLRERS